CACTCACACTTTCCAAGGCACCTGTAAAGGAAGATACAGACCCAGAGTTTGAGGAGGAAAGATTAAAGAAATTAAAGGCGGAGTTAGAAAAGTTTTCCTCCAATTTTCAGTGGGGAAAGATGGCAAAAAATTATATTCAACACTGGAATTGCCTAGAAGAGGTTCTGGCAGGACTTTCACCTTGGATTTTATTGGATGCTTCAGAAAAGTATGCTCTGCTTGAGCAAGAGAGCAAATTAAAGCGAGCAGAATTGATGGAGCGAGCAGTTCGGGATTTTATTGAAGTGGGAACCATCAAAAATAGGGCAGAAAATGACCAAAATAAAGAGTACCAAGATTCCTATAAAGAAAAAGCAATTCGCAGGCAGATCGAGTACTTACAAAAAGAATTGGATGAGATGCATCCAGAGAATATTTCAGATATTCGAGAGCTGGAGTTAAAGTTATCAAAATTAAAGCTCAATGATGCCGCAAAGAAAGAGACACAAAAGGTATTAAAGCGTCTCAAGCAAGAGGGAAACAATAGCCCAGAATATGGACTTTTGTATAATTATCTTGATTTTGTTGTCGGATTGCCTTGGGCAAAGAAAAGATATAAAAAGATCGATCTTGACAAGGCTGAAGGCTATTTAGATGCTGAGCACTTCGGATTAAAGAAGGTAAAGGATCGCATTATTCAGCAGGTTGCGGTGATGAATTTGACAAAAAAGCAATCGGGTTCGATTCTTCTCTTTGTCGGGGCACCAGGAACAGGAAAGACAAGCATTGGGCAAAGCATTGCAAAGGCTATGGGCAGGGAGTATGTGAGAGTAAGTCTTGGTGGTGTGAGAGATGAGGCCGATATTCGTGGACACCGAAGGACTTATATTGGTGCAATGGCTGGACGAATTATGGATGGAATCAAAAAGAGTGGAGTGTCTAATCCTGTGATGGTTCTTGATGAGGTGGATAAGCTTTCTAGATCCTACAACGGAGACCCAGCGAGTGCACTTCTTGAGGTGCTTGATCCTGAGCAAAATGCAACCTTTACTGACCACTATATGAATGTCCCATTTGATTTGTCGGATGTATTTTTTGTCTGCACAGCCAATACGCTGGAGACTATTCCAAGACCACTGTTGAATCGAATGGAGGTCATTCGATTTTCTGGCTATACAGCGACGGATAAATTTGAAATTGCCAAGAAGCATTTATTGAAAAAGGCAATGGAAAAGACAAACATTACAGCTAAAAATATGGAAGTTACCGATGATGCCATTCGAAAAATCATTTCCGATTTTACAATGGAAGCGGGCGTTCGAGGGTTAAAGAAGAGACTGGATGCACTTTGTAGGGCAGCAGCAGTAAAGATTGCCAGAGGAAATCAGGAAAAATTGGTAATTCGACCAGAGGATGTGCAGGAATTATTGGATGCAAAGCCGATTCGCCACGACAAGGCATTGGAGGAGAAAAAACCTGGTGTCGTTACAGGACTTGCTTGGACAGCGGCAGGAGGGGACATTCTCTTTATCGAAACCTTGTTGACGAAGGGAAGTGGAAAGATTCAGGTCACCGGTCAGCTTGGCGATGTGATGAAGGAATCTGTGCAGATTGCCATCAGTTTAGTCAAGTCAATGTTTCCAGATAAGGCAGAAATTTTTGAAAAGAATGACCTTCATATCCATGTTCCAGAAGGTGCTGTGCCAAAGGATGGTCCATCGGCAGGGATTACATTGACAACGGCACTGTCTTCATTGATTACAGACCAAGCAGTGAGTGCAAAGGTGGCCATGACGGGTGAAGTGACGCTTCGTGGTGTGGTGACACCGATTGGTGGTCTGCCAGAGAAGCTAATGGCAGCGGTGAGAGCAGGGATTGAGACAGTCTTTATTCCAAAAGACAATGAAGATGACTTAAAAGATGTCGCAGATGAAGTAAAGAGTCAATTAAAGATTATTCCGGTGAGTGAAGTCAAAGAGGTTCTTTTACAGACAGGCGTAATTATAGAATAAGATTAACCTCTCTATTGCATAAAAGAAGTTGCAGTAGAGAGGTTTTTTGGTATATATTTTGGCATAAATTTACGGTATAATGTCGCTTGGAGGCGGGATATGTATTGTTTAATGGAAGATGGAACGAAAATTTATTATCAAATTTGTGGTCGAGGATATCCAATTGTCTTTTTACACGGCAATGGTCTTTCGGGGATGTATTTTAAGAAACAGGTGAGAGAACTTGCGGGGGAATATTGTTGCATTTGTATTGACAGTCGTGCACAGGGAAATTCAAATAATGAGGCAGAGGAATTGGAATTCGCCCAAATGGCTAAGGATGTAGAAGAGGTACTTTGTTTTCTTCGCATTAAAAAATGTTTAATTGTGGGACACAGCGATGGAGCAAATTTAGCACTTGTGTATGCGAGGGATTATCCTGATCGTGTGGGGGGAATGCTCATCAATTCGCCAAATATTCAAATTAATGGGGTAAAAAAGTATGGAGTTTGGTTGGTTGATATAGAATATGCCCTACTTTGCTTTTTGGGGAAGAGGTTTTTATTTGCGAAAAAGATGGCAAAAATTGTTCACTTAATGGTGGAAGATGTCCCTATTTCCTATGAAGAATTGAAAAAGATTAAGGTGCCGGTCTATGTTCTTGGAGGAAGTAGAGATATTATCAAGAGGGAACACATGAAAAATATTGCTTCTCATCTTGGCAATGGAAAGTTATTAATTCGCAGAGGACAGGGGCATCATATTGCACTCTTTGACACTCGAGTTTACAATCGCTTGGTGGCTTATATTGCAAAAAAAATTAAAGGAGGAGAACAGTGAAAAATATAAAGAGCTTAAAAAAAATAGTAAAGACCGTCTTCTTTGCTACGGTGAGTATTTTAGTAGTATTAGAAATTTTGAGATTGAAAAAGACGGTCAATGTGATGGATATTCGTGCCGCAGTGGAAAATGTCAGTCTTTCTCATTTCGCCTTGATGATTCTTTGTGGTTTGATTGCTGTAATGCCAATGCTTTTTTATGATTTTATTTTAAATCGTGAATTACATACAAATTTTAGTAAGGGCTATATTATGAGGACAAGTTGGTGTATCAATACCATCAACAATTTGGCAGGATTTGGTGGACTTGTCGATATTGGACTGCGCTATTCATTTTATGCACAGGAGGAAGAGGAAAAGGTAGCCATTCAGACCATCGGGAAGATTATCCTCTACTTTATGATTGGATTTTCCATCTATGGATGGATAGCCCTTGGTTTAGATGCTCTTTTTCCTGTAGCTGAAGTGAATAAGTACCATTTAGTTCTTATTGGTGTAGCTTTATATATGCCTATCATCCTGTTGGCAGAAAAATTTAAAAAGGTCAAATCCTTTGGAGCCATTCAAAGAAAGAGTATGATCGAATTGATTTTCGTCTCCTTTTGTGATTGGAGTTTGGTTATTCTTTGCTTTAGTGTGACGGGTCGATTGATGGGAATCAATGTTCCTATTGTGAATATTATTCCGCTTTACACAATGGCCATTGCTCTTGGCATTGTGTCCATGATTCCTGGTGGAATCGGAAGCTTTGATCTCATTATGATTGCAGGATTGGAGAGCTTGGGCATTGACAATGCAAAGGTTATTGCTTGGCTTTTGCTCTTTCGCTTGGTGTACTATATCATTCCATTTTGCATAGGAATTATCTTCTTCTTCTATCATATGGGAGAGAAGATGAGTGGAAGAGTGCGATCTGTATTTCGAAGTGTCGGTGAAAGTATCAGCCACTTTGTTGAGCTATTTATTGTTCGAGTTTTTGGAGTGGGTTTTGTTTTGACCGCATTGATTCCTGATAAAATTGATCAAATTCCATTTTTTGGGCGATATGGGCATATCAATGGGCAGCTGCTCTGGCAATTTCCTACAGTGTTGCTTGGCATATGCTTTATTTTATTGGCAAGAGGAATAAAGAGTCGGGTGAAGAGAAGTTTTCCGCTGGGTATTGTCCTTTTGATTCTCACAGGAATTTACATCAATATTGATGAGTGGAATATCCATTTGACCATAGTTATTATCGCCATGATTTTATTGATGTTGGCTATTCGACCACAGCTTGATGTCAAGCAATTTTTATATAGTAGAGAAGCGATGGTGATTGACGGATGCATTATTACAGGAACAATGTTACTATTGTTTATCTTTGGGCAATATAGCTGGATTTCTCATCTTGTACATAAAAATCATCGACATCCCTTTGTTCGGTATATGCAAATGGGGATGCATGCTCTTGTTTTGGTGGCCATTGTTGCACTCATCTACTATGCCCTTGTGCGCTATTTGCAGGGAAAAAAGAGATGGCCAGGAGAGGAGCTTGAGCCAGAGCGTTTAGAAAAATTTTTGGCAACCTATCGAGGAAATCCAGATAGTGGATTGGCCTTTTTGGGAGATAAGCGTATCTTTTGGTATCAAAAAGAAGGTGTGGATGAAGTTGCCCTGCAATTTGGCTGTGAGAATAATAAATGTGTTGTGATGGGTGAACCGTTTGGAAATCGTGTATACTTTAAAGAAGCGATAGAAGCGATGATTTTAAGTGCAGGTGAACTTGGCTATGATGTGGTCTTTTATGAGGTTGGTCAGGAGATCACTCTATTTTTACATGAGTGTGGATTTTCTTTCTTAAAATTTGGTGAAAGTGCAGTAGTCAATATTGCAGATTTTTCGTTGGAGGGAAAGTCAAGAAAAAAGTTTCGACTAGTCAACAATCGCTTGGAAAAACAGGGATATCACTTTGATATCGTAAAGGCACCGCATAGCAAGGAGTTGTTAGATTGTCTGGAAGAAATTTCTACTCATTGGTTGGAGGGAAGACCAGAAAAGGGATTTTCTCTTGGATTTTTTAGTCGCCCATATTTGCAGAGAGGGGATATCGCACTGATTCGAGATGAGAATGAAAAGGTGGTGGCCTTTGCCAATATTATGCCAGATTTTAGTGATGAAATGGCAACGATCGACCTAATGCGTCACGATCCAGAAACAGCACCAGCAGGCACAATGGATTATCTTTTTGTCTCTCTATTTTTGCATTTTAAGGAGATGGGAAAAGAATTGTTTTTTATGGGTATGGCCCCTCTTTCCAATGTTGGAAATTTAAAAAATAGTTTTTTGCAAGAGCGAATTGCCTATTTAATTTATACCTATAGTCAACATTTCTATTCATTTAGTGGGTTGAGAGAATATAAGGAAAAGTTTGATCCAGACTGGAGTGCACGCTATGTCTGTTATCCAAAACATAGCTGGTTAATTTGTGATATGCTCTCCGTATTTATGATTGACAATCGAGTGATTGAATTGTAGACTGAAGGTAATGCAGCGAACATGATCTCAGCACCTTGAGAAGGAAGGTGCACTAATTATGGAAGTGAAGGGCAGCTTGAAGTTCGATTCTTCATCGTATTGTGTATGCCCAGATTGTGTATTATGGCATATTTAATTTTATAGTTACTACCAAATGTTGGGCAGAAGAGAGAGGATGCAGTGCATCCTCTCTTGTACTATAAATCAAAGTATACTTTTTTTAGATTGTCCATTCGAACAGTCATATTTCGAAGGAGCATATCAAAAACCGTGATGGCTGCCATACACTCTACGACGACAACCGCACGAGGGACAACCAAAGGGTCATGTCGGCCGTGGATTTCAACCTCAATTTCTTCTCCACTCTGTGTGACCGTATCCTGTTTTGCAGCGATGGATGGAGTTGGCTTTACAGCAGCATTAAAAATAATGGCACTGCCATCACTCATTCCACCGAGAACACCACCAGAATGGTTGGTGCGTTTAGAGATATGAATGCTTCGTCCCTCACCATCGGAGATAAAGGCATCATTATTTTGACTTCCTGTCATTTGAGAGACCGCAAAGCCAGCACCAAATTCTATGCCCTTGATGGCCCCGATGCTCATAACAGCCTTGGAAAGTTCGGCGTCCAATTTATCAAATACAGGTTCACCAAGACCGACAGGAACACCAGAAATAATACAGCTGATAATGCCACCTGCGGAATCCTTTCTGGCCATCAACTC
This region of Lachnospiraceae bacterium oral taxon 096 genomic DNA includes:
- the mprF gene encoding bifunctional lysylphosphatidylglycerol flippase/synthetase MprF, with amino-acid sequence MKNIKSLKKIVKTVFFATVSILVVLEILRLKKTVNVMDIRAAVENVSLSHFALMILCGLIAVMPMLFYDFILNRELHTNFSKGYIMRTSWCINTINNLAGFGGLVDIGLRYSFYAQEEEEKVAIQTIGKIILYFMIGFSIYGWIALGLDALFPVAEVNKYHLVLIGVALYMPIILLAEKFKKVKSFGAIQRKSMIELIFVSFCDWSLVILCFSVTGRLMGINVPIVNIIPLYTMAIALGIVSMIPGGIGSFDLIMIAGLESLGIDNAKVIAWLLLFRLVYYIIPFCIGIIFFFYHMGEKMSGRVRSVFRSVGESISHFVELFIVRVFGVGFVLTALIPDKIDQIPFFGRYGHINGQLLWQFPTVLLGICFILLARGIKSRVKRSFPLGIVLLILTGIYINIDEWNIHLTIVIIAMILLMLAIRPQLDVKQFLYSREAMVIDGCIITGTMLLLFIFGQYSWISHLVHKNHRHPFVRYMQMGMHALVLVAIVALIYYALVRYLQGKKRWPGEELEPERLEKFLATYRGNPDSGLAFLGDKRIFWYQKEGVDEVALQFGCENNKCVVMGEPFGNRVYFKEAIEAMILSAGELGYDVVFYEVGQEITLFLHECGFSFLKFGESAVVNIADFSLEGKSRKKFRLVNNRLEKQGYHFDIVKAPHSKELLDCLEEISTHWLEGRPEKGFSLGFFSRPYLQRGDIALIRDENEKVVAFANIMPDFSDEMATIDLMRHDPETAPAGTMDYLFVSLFLHFKEMGKELFFMGMAPLSNVGNLKNSFLQERIAYLIYTYSQHFYSFSGLREYKEKFDPDWSARYVCYPKHSWLICDMLSVFMIDNRVIEL
- the lon gene encoding endopeptidase La — translated: MMIVPVYNMVTLPDTNIYFPTERFEEIVGSMPKEDDEKATILILKEDISKEKFQAESFYPIALTGIVKEVSSEGYVLIHLQKRVNVDEICVDGEHNIALTLSKAPVKEDTDPEFEEERLKKLKAELEKFSSNFQWGKMAKNYIQHWNCLEEVLAGLSPWILLDASEKYALLEQESKLKRAELMERAVRDFIEVGTIKNRAENDQNKEYQDSYKEKAIRRQIEYLQKELDEMHPENISDIRELELKLSKLKLNDAAKKETQKVLKRLKQEGNNSPEYGLLYNYLDFVVGLPWAKKRYKKIDLDKAEGYLDAEHFGLKKVKDRIIQQVAVMNLTKKQSGSILLFVGAPGTGKTSIGQSIAKAMGREYVRVSLGGVRDEADIRGHRRTYIGAMAGRIMDGIKKSGVSNPVMVLDEVDKLSRSYNGDPASALLEVLDPEQNATFTDHYMNVPFDLSDVFFVCTANTLETIPRPLLNRMEVIRFSGYTATDKFEIAKKHLLKKAMEKTNITAKNMEVTDDAIRKIISDFTMEAGVRGLKKRLDALCRAAAVKIARGNQEKLVIRPEDVQELLDAKPIRHDKALEEKKPGVVTGLAWTAAGGDILFIETLLTKGSGKIQVTGQLGDVMKESVQIAISLVKSMFPDKAEIFEKNDLHIHVPEGAVPKDGPSAGITLTTALSSLITDQAVSAKVAMTGEVTLRGVVTPIGGLPEKLMAAVRAGIETVFIPKDNEDDLKDVADEVKSQLKIIPVSEVKEVLLQTGVIIE
- a CDS encoding alpha/beta hydrolase; the encoded protein is MYCLMEDGTKIYYQICGRGYPIVFLHGNGLSGMYFKKQVRELAGEYCCICIDSRAQGNSNNEAEELEFAQMAKDVEEVLCFLRIKKCLIVGHSDGANLALVYARDYPDRVGGMLINSPNIQINGVKKYGVWLVDIEYALLCFLGKRFLFAKKMAKIVHLMVEDVPISYEELKKIKVPVYVLGGSRDIIKREHMKNIASHLGNGKLLIRRGQGHHIALFDTRVYNRLVAYIAKKIKGGEQ